From a region of the Constantimarinum furrinae genome:
- the recQ gene encoding DNA helicase RecQ: protein MTEIDIYAALKKFFGFTKFKGLQLEVIKSVLANENTFVIMPTGGGKSLCYQLPALINDGTAIVVSPLIALMKNQVDALRALSSDDGIAHVLNSSLNKTEVKQVKSDITNGITKLLYVAPESLTKEENVEFLKSVQISFVAIDEAHCISEWGHDFRPEYRNLKSIIKRIGDDIPIIGLTATATPKVQEDILKNLGIQDANTFKASFNRPNLYYEIRPKTKNVDSDIIRFVKQHEGKSGIIYCLSRKRVEELAQTLQVNGIKAVPYHAGLDAKTRVKHQDMFLMEDADVVVATIAFGMGIDKPDVRFVIHNDIPKSIESYYQETGRAGRDGGEGHCLAFYGYKDIEKLEKFMSGKPVAEQEIGHALLQEVVAFAETSISRRKFILHYFGEEFDNETGEGGDMDDNMRYPKKQHEAKEDAETLLNVIKKTNEQYKSKEVVHVLVGKVNAMIKSHRTDTQEFFGAGADKESSYWMALLRQLLVAGFIKKDIESYGVVKLTKRGRDFMKTPHSFMMTEDHQYNDEVDDTIVVAQKGGATADENLFKLLKAERKKVADKMDLPPFVIFQDPSLEDMALKYPISIEELSNVHGVGEGKAKKYGAPFVKLINDYVEENDIIRPDDFVVKSTGTNSALKLYIIQSVDRKLPLTDIADAKGLDMSDFIKEMEAIVYSGTKLNIDYWIEDILDEDQQEEIHEYFLEAQTDRIEDAMDEFDGEYDLEELRLYRIKFISEVAN, encoded by the coding sequence GTGACGGAGATCGATATATACGCAGCACTCAAGAAATTTTTTGGATTTACCAAATTTAAAGGACTTCAGTTAGAAGTAATAAAAAGTGTTCTTGCCAATGAGAATACTTTTGTTATCATGCCTACCGGCGGTGGGAAGTCCCTTTGCTATCAATTACCGGCTTTGATCAACGATGGTACCGCCATTGTCGTTTCTCCTTTGATCGCCCTTATGAAAAATCAGGTGGACGCTTTACGCGCTCTTTCTTCGGATGACGGTATTGCCCATGTGCTTAATTCTTCTCTAAATAAGACCGAAGTGAAACAGGTAAAAAGTGATATCACCAACGGAATTACCAAACTTTTATACGTTGCACCCGAATCGCTTACCAAGGAAGAAAATGTAGAATTCCTGAAATCGGTACAAATTTCATTTGTAGCGATAGATGAAGCGCATTGTATAAGTGAGTGGGGGCATGATTTTCGTCCGGAATATCGAAACCTAAAATCGATCATTAAAAGGATTGGTGATGATATTCCAATTATAGGCCTTACGGCAACTGCCACGCCTAAGGTTCAGGAAGATATTTTAAAGAATCTCGGAATTCAGGATGCAAACACTTTTAAGGCTTCCTTTAACCGGCCTAATCTGTACTATGAGATTCGACCCAAGACCAAGAACGTTGATAGTGATATCATTCGCTTTGTGAAGCAGCATGAAGGTAAAAGCGGAATTATCTACTGCTTGAGTCGCAAGCGGGTTGAAGAACTGGCGCAAACGCTTCAGGTAAACGGAATTAAAGCCGTTCCCTATCACGCAGGTCTCGATGCCAAGACCCGGGTAAAACATCAGGATATGTTTTTGATGGAAGATGCCGACGTCGTGGTGGCTACGATTGCCTTCGGAATGGGAATTGACAAGCCCGATGTGAGGTTTGTGATCCATAATGATATTCCGAAGAGTATAGAAAGTTACTATCAGGAAACCGGCAGGGCGGGCAGAGATGGTGGTGAAGGACATTGTTTGGCATTCTATGGCTATAAGGACATCGAAAAGCTTGAAAAATTCATGAGCGGAAAACCTGTGGCCGAGCAGGAAATTGGACATGCCTTATTACAAGAGGTGGTTGCTTTTGCCGAAACCTCAATTTCGAGAAGAAAATTCATTCTTCATTATTTTGGTGAAGAATTTGACAATGAAACAGGTGAAGGCGGGGACATGGATGATAATATGCGTTATCCGAAGAAGCAACATGAAGCCAAAGAAGATGCCGAAACCCTTTTAAATGTGATTAAAAAGACCAATGAGCAGTACAAATCGAAAGAAGTTGTTCATGTGCTGGTTGGGAAAGTGAATGCCATGATTAAATCGCATCGAACCGATACCCAGGAATTTTTTGGTGCCGGTGCCGATAAAGAGAGCAGTTATTGGATGGCATTACTAAGACAATTGTTGGTGGCAGGTTTTATAAAAAAGGATATTGAAAGCTATGGGGTGGTAAAGCTTACCAAACGTGGTAGAGACTTTATGAAAACTCCGCATTCGTTTATGATGACCGAAGACCATCAATACAACGACGAGGTTGACGATACTATCGTAGTAGCTCAAAAGGGAGGAGCAACTGCCGATGAAAACCTCTTTAAGTTATTAAAGGCCGAACGAAAAAAGGTTGCAGACAAAATGGACCTCCCTCCGTTTGTGATCTTTCAGGATCCATCCTTAGAGGATATGGCCTTAAAATATCCCATTTCCATTGAAGAACTTTCTAATGTTCACGGTGTAGGCGAGGGCAAGGCAAAAAAATATGGAGCTCCGTTCGTAAAATTAATAAATGATTACGTTGAAGAGAATGATATTATCCGTCCCGATGATTTTGTGGTGAAATCTACCGGTACCAACAGTGCACTAAAACTTTATATCATTCAGAGTGTGGATCGCAAATTACCCCTTACCGACATTGCCGATGCGAAAGGTCTGGACATGAGTGATTTTATAAAGGAAATGGAAGCTATAGTCTACAGCGGTACAAAATTAAACATTGACTACTGGATCGAAGATATACTGGATGAGGATCAGCAGGAAGAGATCCACGAATATTTTTTGGAAGCGCAAACCGACCGGATAGAAGATGCAATGGACGAGTTCGACGGAGAGTACGATCTTGAAGAGTTGCGATTGTATCGTATTAAGTTTATTAGCGAAGTGGCCAACTAA
- a CDS encoding KpsF/GutQ family sugar-phosphate isomerase, whose protein sequence is MNQQSRIISVAKQTIETESKAILYLSELVTEEFADAVNYIYNSEGRVIVTGIGKSANIATKIVATLNSTGTPAIFMHAADAIHGDLGTIQQRDIVICISKSGNTPEIKVLVPLIKAIGNKLVAITSNKESFLGQQADFVLHAYVEKEACPNNLAPTTSTTAQLVIGDALAMCLLDLRGFSSRDFAKFHPGGSLGKKLYLRVSDLTSLNEKPMVHPNTDVKKVIVEISEKMLGVTAVVEDNQVVGIITDGDLRRMLTKVDNIAGLTAKDIMSKNPKKINNDAMAIEAMELMDKHGITQILAEEDGAYCGVVHIHNLTKEGII, encoded by the coding sequence TTGAATCAACAATCCCGTATAATTTCTGTTGCTAAGCAAACGATCGAAACTGAAAGTAAAGCCATTCTCTATTTGTCTGAACTGGTTACTGAAGAATTCGCCGATGCTGTGAATTATATTTATAATTCTGAAGGCCGGGTGATCGTTACCGGAATTGGAAAAAGCGCTAATATCGCCACAAAAATAGTAGCTACCTTAAATTCAACAGGGACTCCGGCAATTTTCATGCATGCTGCCGATGCCATTCATGGTGATCTGGGAACAATTCAGCAAAGGGATATCGTGATCTGTATCTCAAAAAGTGGCAATACTCCCGAAATTAAAGTACTGGTTCCCCTTATAAAAGCCATTGGAAATAAACTTGTCGCCATTACTTCCAATAAAGAATCATTTTTAGGACAACAAGCCGATTTTGTCCTTCATGCCTATGTGGAAAAGGAAGCCTGTCCTAATAATCTCGCCCCAACGACCAGTACCACGGCACAATTGGTTATTGGTGATGCCCTGGCCATGTGTTTGCTTGATCTACGCGGATTCTCATCCCGGGATTTTGCAAAATTCCATCCGGGTGGTTCATTGGGGAAAAAATTATACCTTCGTGTAAGTGATCTTACCTCCTTAAATGAAAAACCCATGGTTCACCCCAATACCGATGTAAAAAAGGTAATCGTGGAAATTTCTGAAAAAATGCTTGGAGTTACTGCTGTTGTTGAAGACAATCAGGTAGTTGGGATCATCACAGACGGGGACCTTCGTAGAATGTTAACCAAAGTGGATAATATTGCCGGCCTTACTGCCAAAGATATCATGTCGAAGAACCCGAAAAAGATCAATAACGATGCAATGGCAATTGAGGCTATGGAATTAATGGATAAGCACGGTATCACTCAGATCCTCGCGGAAGAGGATGGGGCATATTGTGGTGTGGTTCATATCCATAACCTTACCAAAGAAGGTATTATTTAA
- the tatC gene encoding twin-arginine translocase subunit TatC, which produces MSPKKKKSPEKEMSFLDHLEELRWHLIRSTIAVVVLGGIAFLAKDFIFDVLIFGPKKADFPTYKLLCKSARYLGFDSFCFTELPFRVQSRTMAGQFSAHIWTSITAGFIVAFPYVLYEFWKFVSPGLHRNERSGARGFIIVASLLFFTGVLFGYYVVTPLSMNFLGSYQVSDQVFNDFDLSSYIGLVRACALSSGLIFELPIVIYFLTKIGVVTPQILRKYRKFALVIVLIISAIITPPDIASQVIVAIPVIILYEVSIFISKAVVRKQNKRARTHGKQSN; this is translated from the coding sequence ATGTCGCCCAAAAAAAAGAAATCCCCCGAAAAAGAAATGTCCTTTCTGGATCACCTTGAAGAACTAAGGTGGCATTTAATTCGCTCTACAATTGCCGTTGTAGTTTTAGGGGGCATCGCGTTCCTGGCAAAGGACTTTATTTTTGACGTATTGATATTCGGTCCAAAAAAAGCCGATTTCCCAACCTACAAACTCTTGTGTAAATCGGCTCGCTATTTGGGTTTCGATAGTTTTTGCTTTACCGAATTACCGTTCAGGGTACAAAGCCGAACCATGGCCGGACAGTTTTCGGCACATATCTGGACTTCGATTACCGCCGGATTTATAGTGGCCTTTCCATACGTTCTCTACGAGTTCTGGAAGTTTGTGAGTCCGGGATTACATAGAAATGAACGTTCCGGTGCACGCGGATTCATAATCGTCGCGTCACTTTTATTTTTCACAGGGGTATTGTTCGGTTATTATGTGGTTACCCCGCTTTCAATGAACTTTCTTGGCAGCTACCAGGTGAGCGACCAGGTGTTTAACGATTTTGATCTTAGCAGCTATATAGGCTTGGTTAGAGCCTGTGCGTTATCCTCCGGACTCATCTTCGAATTGCCAATCGTTATTTATTTCCTTACCAAGATTGGAGTGGTCACGCCGCAGATACTTCGCAAATACCGAAAATTCGCTTTGGTGATCGTTCTAATAATTTCGGCTATCATTACGCCTCCCGATATCGCGAGTCAGGTGATCGTAGCAATCCCGGTGATCATTCTATACGAAGTGAGTATATTTATATCGAAAGCAGTAGTCAGAAAACAAAACAAGCGCGCTAGAACTCATGGCAAACAATCCAATTGA
- a CDS encoding carboxymuconolactone decarboxylase family protein, translating to MANNPIEEFNAYRSKMNEKLLADNNKIIKRIFNLDTNAFSEGVLPKKTKELLGLGNSLVLRCDDCVRYHLEECYKLNISKEEVVEAMSVSLLIGGTIVIPHLRRAFEYWEALEETKN from the coding sequence ATGGCAAACAATCCAATTGAAGAATTTAACGCTTATCGGTCTAAAATGAACGAAAAGCTGTTGGCAGATAATAATAAGATCATAAAAAGGATCTTCAATCTTGATACTAACGCCTTTAGTGAAGGGGTGCTTCCGAAGAAAACCAAAGAACTGCTGGGTTTAGGAAATTCTTTGGTACTGCGATGCGACGATTGCGTGCGATACCATCTGGAAGAATGCTACAAACTCAACATTTCTAAAGAAGAAGTGGTAGAAGCGATGAGTGTTTCTTTACTTATTGGTGGAACGATCGTCATCCCACACCTGCGAAGAGCCTTTGAATATTGGGAAGCACTGGAGGAAACCAAAAATTAA
- the lptB gene encoding LPS export ABC transporter ATP-binding protein: MKLKAENLIKSYKGRKVVKGITVEVNQGEIVGLLGPNGAGKTTSFYMIVGLIKPNGGQIFLEGTNITKYPMYKRAQHGIGYLAQEASVFRKLSVEDNILSVLQLTKLSKKEQNSKMESLIEEFGLGHIRKNRGDLLSGGERRRTEIARALATDPHFILLDEPFAGVDPVAVEDIQRIVAQLKEKNIGILITDHNVQETLAITDRTYLMFEGSILKHGIPEELADDEMVRKVYLGQNFELRKKKLFT, from the coding sequence ATGAAGCTAAAAGCCGAAAATCTTATAAAATCCTATAAAGGCCGTAAGGTCGTAAAAGGCATCACCGTTGAAGTGAACCAGGGTGAGATCGTCGGACTTTTAGGTCCTAACGGAGCAGGTAAAACCACCTCGTTTTATATGATCGTAGGATTAATTAAACCTAACGGCGGACAAATTTTCCTTGAAGGCACCAACATTACCAAATACCCGATGTATAAAAGAGCGCAGCACGGCATAGGGTATCTGGCACAGGAAGCTTCGGTGTTTCGAAAACTGAGTGTAGAAGATAATATCTTAAGCGTGCTTCAGCTTACTAAGCTGTCTAAAAAGGAGCAAAACAGTAAAATGGAATCGCTTATAGAAGAGTTTGGGCTCGGTCATATCCGTAAAAACCGTGGAGATCTTTTAAGTGGTGGAGAGCGAAGACGTACCGAGATCGCACGTGCCCTGGCAACCGACCCACACTTTATTCTTCTGGACGAACCCTTTGCCGGAGTAGATCCGGTGGCCGTGGAGGACATTCAGCGCATCGTGGCGCAATTAAAGGAAAAGAACATCGGTATTCTCATTACAGACCACAACGTACAGGAAACGCTGGCTATTACAGACCGTACCTATTTGATGTTCGAAGGAAGTATCTTAAAACACGGAATTCCGGAAGAACTTGCCGACGACGAAATGGTTCGCAAAGTGTATCTGGGTCAGAATTTCGAATTGCGCAAAAAGAAACTATTTACGTAA
- a CDS encoding CDP-alcohol phosphatidyltransferase family protein has translation MIKQIPNIITSLNLLCGCVAILFAVSGDLVTAAFFVFFGIFFDFFDGLAARLLKAQSEIGLQFDSLADVITSGLAPAVVMVQLFSEATLGLPFTFSIEESETMLWSAGQFSYWPLVGLLIAVASAYRLAKFNVDTRQTTSFIGLPTPANAMLILSIPLILHFQYSLEAESVLLNKWFLLGLTILSCFLLNSEIKLFGLKFKSWDFKSNVKRYVFLALCIIAILLLQYIAIPVIILLYIVLSLLWKERTPERIT, from the coding sequence ATGATAAAACAGATACCTAACATCATCACTTCCCTTAATTTATTGTGTGGATGTGTTGCTATTCTCTTTGCCGTTTCGGGCGATCTTGTTACGGCTGCTTTTTTTGTTTTCTTCGGAATATTCTTCGATTTTTTTGATGGTCTGGCCGCCAGATTACTGAAGGCACAGAGCGAAATCGGATTGCAATTCGATTCACTGGCCGATGTGATCACCAGCGGACTTGCACCGGCTGTCGTTATGGTGCAATTGTTTTCGGAAGCGACGCTGGGTTTACCATTTACATTTTCTATAGAAGAATCTGAAACTATGTTATGGAGTGCCGGACAGTTTAGTTATTGGCCTTTGGTAGGTCTTCTTATCGCAGTAGCTTCCGCTTATCGTTTGGCAAAGTTTAATGTTGATACGCGTCAGACGACTAGCTTTATAGGGTTACCCACTCCCGCCAATGCCATGCTTATCCTGAGCATCCCGTTAATACTGCATTTTCAGTATAGCCTTGAAGCAGAAAGTGTTCTCCTAAACAAATGGTTTTTACTTGGTCTAACGATTCTGAGTTGTTTTTTACTGAATTCAGAGATCAAATTGTTCGGCTTAAAATTTAAGAGTTGGGATTTTAAAAGCAACGTAAAACGGTATGTGTTTTTAGCACTGTGTATAATTGCTATTCTTCTACTTCAGTATATAGCTATTCCGGTGATAATTTTACTGTATATCGTATTGTCACTACTTTGGAAAGAAAGAACACCTGAAAGAATTACGTAA
- a CDS encoding putative type IX sorting system protein PorV2 produces the protein MKKNVFFVLLIVSISVSAQTVRKYSNEFMNIGVDAAAFGMANAVVASTNDVNSGYWNPAGLVNLEDKQLSLMHASYFANIANYDYAGFAMPLDDRSAVGLSVIRFGVDDILNTTQLIDEQGNIDYNRISLFSTADYGITFSYARKLPLDGLNFGMNAKVIRRVIGDFASSWGFGLDAAIQFETGEWKFGIMARDITTTFNAWSIDEEQFATISGAVEGQNQELPETTEITIPKLQIGAARNFVFHYDFELLAEVDLNFRFAETNDIISTSFTSIDPALGLQFGYIDMIFVRAGLGNFQNIKQLDGSESVGFQPNIGVGFKYKGIQVDYALTDIGDQSAALYSNVFSVTLDWSIFR, from the coding sequence TTGAAGAAGAACGTTTTTTTCGTTTTACTTATCGTTTCAATATCAGTATCTGCACAAACTGTTCGTAAATATTCCAACGAATTTATGAACATAGGTGTGGATGCCGCTGCTTTTGGGATGGCTAATGCTGTTGTCGCTTCTACCAATGATGTTAATTCCGGTTACTGGAATCCGGCGGGACTCGTAAATCTGGAGGATAAACAACTTTCTTTAATGCACGCCTCCTATTTTGCCAATATTGCCAATTACGATTATGCCGGCTTTGCCATGCCGCTGGACGACAGAAGCGCAGTCGGACTCTCGGTAATTCGCTTTGGAGTGGACGACATCTTGAATACCACCCAACTTATCGACGAACAGGGGAATATCGATTACAACCGTATTAGTTTATTTTCTACGGCCGATTACGGGATCACCTTTTCATATGCCCGGAAGTTACCGCTCGACGGCCTTAACTTTGGGATGAACGCCAAGGTAATTCGACGAGTTATTGGTGATTTTGCATCGTCCTGGGGGTTTGGTCTCGACGCCGCCATTCAGTTTGAAACCGGAGAATGGAAATTTGGAATAATGGCCAGAGATATTACCACGACTTTTAATGCCTGGTCTATTGATGAAGAGCAATTCGCTACTATTTCGGGAGCTGTGGAAGGACAGAATCAGGAATTGCCTGAAACAACCGAGATCACCATCCCTAAATTGCAGATTGGGGCAGCCCGGAATTTTGTCTTTCATTACGATTTTGAGTTACTTGCCGAAGTTGATCTCAACTTCAGATTTGCAGAGACCAACGATATAATTTCTACGTCATTTACCAGTATTGACCCAGCACTGGGGCTACAGTTTGGCTATATCGATATGATCTTTGTTCGCGCCGGACTGGGAAATTTTCAAAATATTAAGCAATTGGATGGAAGTGAGTCGGTTGGATTTCAACCCAATATAGGTGTTGGCTTTAAGTACAAAGGCATTCAGGTTGACTATGCACTTACCGATATTGGCGATCAAAGTGCCGCCTTGTATTCTAATGTTTTTTCCGTTACTTTGGATTGGAGTATTTTCAGGTAA
- a CDS encoding lipoprotein N-acyltransferase Lnb domain-containing protein, with protein MIKKLVVLLVFFLNFSAFPQIFTLSEESEISILTIGPGDNLYDKFGHSAFRVKDFAKGTDIVFNYGVYDFDTPNFYTKFAQGKLNYRLAVSPYRPFIQNYIAQDRWVEEAELELTYAEKVAIFTYLQNNALPENQYYLYDFFYDNCATKIRDVLVEVLRDKIKYNSKFIDKEYTFRELIQKNVQANSWGSLGMDVAIGAVVDREATPWEYQFLPEYVQKAAATATITHLGESQPLVKNLQTIHRVQGERDSSGFFMSPLFVFGILGLIIMYITYRDYKQKTRSRYLDGTIFFITGLIGVFLCLLWFATDHTSTANNYNLLWAFPLSLFFFTLISKREPKKWLGRYVFLLPLMLIVLITHWVSGVQVYAIGLIPLLVALFIRYTYVFSFLKKQQAQVAGINE; from the coding sequence ATGATAAAAAAGTTAGTAGTTCTTCTGGTATTCTTCCTGAACTTTTCGGCATTCCCACAAATTTTTACCCTTTCAGAAGAATCTGAAATAAGCATCCTTACCATCGGTCCCGGAGACAATCTGTACGATAAATTCGGACATAGTGCCTTCAGAGTAAAAGATTTTGCCAAAGGCACAGATATAGTCTTCAATTATGGTGTTTATGACTTCGACACCCCAAACTTTTATACCAAATTCGCTCAGGGAAAATTGAACTACAGGCTGGCTGTAAGTCCATACCGCCCCTTTATTCAAAACTATATTGCGCAGGATCGCTGGGTTGAGGAAGCAGAACTCGAGTTGACCTATGCCGAGAAAGTAGCGATCTTTACATATTTGCAGAATAATGCGCTGCCTGAAAATCAATATTATCTCTACGATTTTTTCTATGACAATTGTGCGACCAAGATCCGTGATGTTTTGGTAGAAGTTTTGAGGGATAAGATTAAATACAATAGTAAGTTTATCGATAAGGAGTATACCTTTAGGGAATTGATCCAAAAGAATGTACAGGCCAACAGCTGGGGAAGTCTGGGAATGGATGTTGCCATTGGTGCGGTGGTCGATAGAGAAGCCACACCGTGGGAATATCAGTTTCTTCCCGAATATGTTCAAAAAGCAGCTGCAACGGCTACCATCACTCATTTGGGAGAAAGTCAGCCGCTTGTTAAGAATTTACAGACCATCCATCGCGTGCAGGGAGAACGGGACAGTTCGGGGTTTTTTATGAGTCCGTTGTTCGTTTTTGGAATACTCGGTCTCATTATTATGTACATCACATACCGAGATTATAAGCAAAAAACCAGAAGCCGTTATCTGGATGGCACAATTTTCTTTATTACCGGTTTAATAGGCGTCTTTCTATGTTTGTTGTGGTTTGCTACCGACCACACCTCTACCGCGAACAATTATAATCTGTTATGGGCCTTTCCGCTTAGCCTGTTCTTTTTTACCCTTATCAGTAAACGCGAACCTAAGAAATGGTTAGGCCGCTATGTTTTTTTATTGCCTCTAATGCTAATAGTATTGATCACACACTGGGTAAGCGGAGTGCAGGTATATGCCATAGGTCTTATTCCTTTGCTTGTTGCGCTTTTTATTCGCTATACCTATGTTTTCTCATTTCTAAAGAAACAGCAGGCGCAGGTGGCAGGGATTAACGAGTAG
- a CDS encoding sugar transferase: protein MSQKSNIHFDISERKVLLRLFDIASVLALLYLVGIVFNFDYFKINKDHWVWSIVLGIYLTIFATIFELYNLQKASKFEVVVQNIILTSSVTVLFYLLTPFFTPELPANRLQIIYFYISVNLALFVWRYAYIVLISAPRFFKKVMLVANADDVDIIISSLQKSDPNYKVVGFINTGSSAYVGYDQKELQEFSLDNVANTVSERSISEIVVATPHSDGMTVSLYNQLISLLENGVAIREYTQVYEEITRRVPVQHVDKDFYRYFPFSRSNQNKLYLFFHRILDLLFSALGLLFGMIIFPIILIGNIFANRGPLFYTQIRVGKNGKHFRIYKLRSMVTDAEKDGAQYAEKRDTRVTKFGRFLRRSRFDEIPQFINVIKGDMSVIGPRPERPVFVKELSEKIPFYEVRHLVKPGVTGWAQVNANYGTSHEDTLEKLQYDLYYIKRRSLFLDISIVIKTLSTIIFFRGQ, encoded by the coding sequence ATGTCTCAGAAGTCGAATATTCATTTTGATATTTCCGAACGGAAAGTCCTGTTGCGGCTTTTTGATATCGCAAGTGTATTGGCGCTGCTGTATTTAGTTGGGATCGTTTTTAATTTCGACTACTTCAAGATCAATAAAGATCACTGGGTGTGGTCTATCGTACTCGGGATTTACCTCACCATATTCGCTACCATTTTTGAATTGTACAACCTGCAAAAAGCCAGCAAGTTTGAAGTGGTGGTGCAGAATATTATTCTTACTTCCTCAGTCACGGTATTATTTTATCTCTTAACACCATTTTTTACTCCCGAACTTCCCGCCAACCGTTTACAGATCATCTATTTTTATATTTCTGTTAACCTGGCGCTATTTGTATGGCGCTATGCATATATTGTTTTAATTTCTGCTCCGCGCTTTTTTAAAAAAGTGATGCTGGTTGCAAATGCCGACGATGTGGATATCATTATTTCCTCCTTGCAGAAATCGGATCCCAATTATAAGGTAGTTGGTTTTATCAATACCGGATCTTCCGCGTATGTGGGTTACGATCAAAAGGAACTTCAAGAATTCAGCCTTGATAATGTGGCTAATACTGTTTCTGAACGATCTATTTCTGAAATTGTGGTTGCTACGCCACACAGTGACGGTATGACGGTTTCTCTCTATAATCAGTTGATATCATTATTGGAAAATGGGGTGGCCATAAGAGAATATACTCAGGTGTATGAAGAGATCACACGCAGGGTTCCGGTTCAGCATGTTGATAAGGATTTTTACCGGTATTTCCCTTTTAGCCGGTCTAATCAGAATAAATTATATCTATTCTTCCACAGGATATTGGATCTCCTGTTCTCAGCTCTGGGATTGCTCTTCGGAATGATCATCTTCCCCATCATATTGATAGGTAATATTTTTGCCAATCGGGGTCCTTTGTTCTATACTCAGATTCGGGTGGGAAAGAACGGAAAACATTTCAGAATATATAAACTGAGAAGTATGGTGACCGACGCCGAAAAGGACGGAGCACAATATGCCGAAAAGAGGGATACCCGCGTCACAAAATTCGGCAGGTTTTTAAGACGTTCGCGTTTTGATGAGATCCCACAATTTATCAATGTGATAAAGGGCGATATGAGTGTGATTGGTCCACGTCCCGAACGACCGGTATTTGTGAAAGAACTTTCAGAAAAGATCCCTTTTTATGAAGTACGACATCTGGTGAAACCCGGGGTAACAGGATGGGCACAGGTGAATGCCAATTACGGTACCTCTCATGAGGATACGCTGGAAAAACTACAATACGACCTTTACTATATTAAACGAAGAAGTCTTTTTCTCGATATCAGTATTGTGATAAAAACACTGAGTACCATAATTTTCTTTAGGGGACAGTAG
- a CDS encoding glycosyltransferase family 4 protein, giving the protein MQRKSLLYIGNKLSKKGVTVTSIETLGAFLEKEGYQVYTASSKKNKILRLFDMLYAVLRYGTKSSAVLIDTYSTQNFYFAVAVGNLCRLLRIPYIPILRGGDLPNRLVKSKIHSMKLFGGAKTNVAPSAYLLNAFTKQGFSNVTYIPNTIAIENYPFFLRKECRPRLLWVRSFAEIYNPDLALTVLESLISEGIHAELCMVGPEKDGSLARCKTISEAKKLPVRFTGKLSKEDWIRLSREYDVFINTTNFDNTPVSVIEAMALGLPVISTKVGGVPYLIEDGEEGILVAPNDSSEFIIAIKKIVNDPPLAQTISVNARKKVEEFDWEKVKLKWFQLLDA; this is encoded by the coding sequence ATGCAAAGAAAAAGCCTGCTCTACATAGGGAATAAGTTGTCAAAAAAGGGGGTTACGGTCACTTCTATTGAGACACTTGGGGCTTTTCTTGAAAAGGAGGGGTATCAGGTTTATACTGCTTCCTCAAAAAAGAATAAAATCCTGCGGTTATTTGATATGTTGTATGCGGTGTTGCGGTACGGAACGAAGTCTTCGGCAGTATTAATTGATACCTACAGCACTCAGAATTTTTACTTTGCCGTGGCAGTTGGTAATCTGTGTCGTTTACTGCGAATTCCCTATATTCCTATTTTAAGAGGCGGTGATCTCCCTAACCGATTGGTTAAGAGTAAAATTCATAGTATGAAACTGTTTGGGGGCGCTAAAACCAATGTCGCCCCTTCGGCTTATTTATTGAATGCATTCACAAAGCAGGGATTCTCTAATGTTACCTATATTCCAAATACAATTGCAATCGAAAATTATCCTTTTTTTCTTCGCAAGGAATGTCGTCCGCGATTATTATGGGTGCGGTCGTTTGCCGAAATTTATAACCCAGACTTGGCTCTTACTGTACTGGAATCGCTAATTTCTGAAGGGATTCATGCCGAATTGTGTATGGTTGGACCCGAAAAAGACGGTTCATTGGCCCGATGCAAAACGATTTCTGAAGCAAAAAAATTACCTGTTCGCTTTACCGGAAAGCTATCAAAAGAAGACTGGATACGCCTTTCTAGAGAATACGATGTGTTCATCAATACTACCAATTTCGACAATACCCCGGTAAGTGTGATAGAAGCAATGGCGCTGGGATTACCTGTGATCTCCACCAAAGTAGGTGGAGTTCCGTATTTAATCGAAGATGGGGAAGAGGGAATTTTGGTAGCCCCAAATGACTCTTCAGAGTTTATAATCGCGATTAAGAAGATCGTAAATGATCCACCCTTGGCTCAAACAATTTCAGTAAACGCTCGTAAGAAAGTTGAAGAATTTGATTGGGAGAAAGTGAAACTAAAATGGTTTCAACTGTTAGACGCTTAA